From a region of the Pongo abelii isolate AG06213 chromosome 9, NHGRI_mPonAbe1-v2.0_pri, whole genome shotgun sequence genome:
- the FOLR2 gene encoding folate receptor beta: MAWKWMPLLLLLVWVATMCSAQDRTDLLNVCMDAKHHKTKPGPEDKLHDQCSPWKKNACCTASTSQELHKDTSRLYNFNWDHCGKMEPACKRHFIQDTCLYECSPNLGPWIQQVNQSWRKERFLDVPLCKEDCQRWWEDCHTSHTCKSNWHRGWDWTSGVNKCPAGALCRTFESYFPTPAALCDGLWSHSYKVSNYSQGSGRCIQMWFDSAQGNPNEEVARFYAAAMHVNAGEMLHGIGGLLLSLALMLQLWLLG, from the exons atGGCCTGGAAATGGATGCCACTTCTGCTGCTTCTGGTCTGGGTGGCCACCATGTGCAGTGCCCAGGACAGGACTGATCTCCTCAATGTCTGTATGGATGCCAAGCACCACAAGACAAAGCCAGGTCCTGAAGACAAGCTGCATGACCAA TGCAGTCCCTGGAAGAAGAATGCCTGCTGCACGGCCAGCACCAGCCAGGAGCTGCACAAGGACACCTCCCGCCTGTACAACTTTAACTGGGACCACTGCGGCAAGATGGAGCCCGCCTGCAAGCGCCACTTCATCCAGGACACCTGTCTCTATGAGTGCTCACCCAACCTGGGGCCCTGGATCCAGCAG GTGAATCAGAGCTGGCGCAAAGAACGCTTCCTGGATGTGCCCTTATGCAAAGAGGACTGTCAGCGCTGGTGGGAGGATTGTCACACCTCCCACACCTGCAAAAGCAACTGGCACAGAGGATGGGACTGGACCTCAG GAGTTAACAAGTGCCCAGCTGGGGCCCTCTGCCGCACCTTTGAGTCCTACTTCCCCACTCCAGCTGCCCTTTGTGACGGCCTCTGGAGTCACTCATACAAGGTCAGTAACTACAGCCAAGGAAGCGGCCGCTGCATCCAGATGTGGTTTGACTCAGCCCAGGGCAATCCCAACGAGGAAGTGGCAAGGTTCTATGCTGCAGCCATGCATGTGAATGCTGGTGAGATGCTTCATGGGATTGGGGGTCTTCTGCTCAGTCTGGCCCTGATGCTGCAACTCTGGCTCCTTGGCTGA